The Triticum aestivum cultivar Chinese Spring chromosome 3A, IWGSC CS RefSeq v2.1, whole genome shotgun sequence genome includes a region encoding these proteins:
- the LOC123060037 gene encoding GTP-binding protein YPTM2-like — MNPEYDYLFKLLLIGDSGVGKSCLLLRFADDSYLDSYISTIGVDFKIRTVEQDGKTIKLQIWDIARQERFRTITSSYYRGAHGIIIVYDVTDQDSFNNVKQWLNEIDRYASENVNKLLVGNKCDLADKRAVSYETAKAFADEIGIPFMETSAKNALNVEQAFMAMAASIKDRMASQPAANNARPATVQIRGQPVEQKTSCCSS, encoded by the exons ATGAATCCCGAGTA TGATTACCTCTTCAAGCTTTTGCTTATTGGAGACTCAGGTGTTGGCAAGTCATGTCTGCTGTTAAGATTTGCT GACGACTCATACCTGGATAGTTACATCAGTACTATTGGAGTTGATTTT AAAATAAGGACCGTGGAGCAGGATGGAAAGACTATCAAGCTGCAAATC TGGGACATTGCTAGGCAAGAACGTTTTAGAACTATTACCAGCAGCTACTACCGAGGGGCCCATGGGATTATT ATCGTCTATGATGTGACAGACCAAGATAGCTTCAACAATGTGAAGCAGTGGTTGAACGAGATTGACCGCTATGCCAGTGAGAATGTGAACAAGCTTCTGGTGGGGAACAAATGTGATCTGGCTGACAAAAGAGCTGTGTCATATGAAACAGCAAAG GCATTCGCTGATGAGATTGGCATTCCATTCATGGAGACCAGTGCAAAGAACGCCCTGAATGTTGAACAGGCTTTCATGGCCATGGCTGCTTCGATCAAGGATAG GATGGCGAGCCAGCCAGCCGCAAACAACGCTCGCCCGGCTACTGTACAGATCCGCGGGCAACCTGTCGAGCAGAAGACCAGCTGTTGCTCATCTTAG